A part of Eubacterium sp. AB3007 genomic DNA contains:
- a CDS encoding radical SAM protein, translated as MHYINARTILNNNHGAVGMNLYRGCSHGCIYCDSRSRVYQMDHPFEDIAVKQNAPELLEKALGTKRKKCMIGTGSMSDPYIPLEEELQLTRRCLEIIRNHDFGVTMITKSDRILRDLDLLVEIHRRARCVVQMTLTTWDEALCRVLEPGVCSSQRRVEVLRILRDHGIPTVVWLTPILPYINDTEENLLSILSACAEAEVQGIICFGMGVTMREGNREYFYEALDRHFPGMKDRYIRSFGLNYQLISPNHRPLMKLFHGFCRKHGIIDTPEDCFRFLSEFQEKDDQISFFDM; from the coding sequence ATGCATTATATCAATGCCAGGACCATTCTGAATAACAATCACGGTGCAGTGGGCATGAATCTCTATCGGGGGTGCTCCCACGGCTGCATCTATTGTGACAGTCGCAGCAGAGTATACCAGATGGATCATCCCTTTGAGGACATCGCCGTCAAACAAAATGCTCCGGAACTTCTGGAAAAAGCCCTTGGCACCAAACGCAAAAAGTGCATGATCGGTACTGGGTCCATGTCAGATCCATATATTCCGCTAGAGGAGGAACTGCAGTTGACCCGTCGTTGCCTGGAGATTATCCGAAACCACGATTTCGGAGTGACTATGATCACCAAGTCCGACCGCATCCTGCGAGACCTGGACCTACTGGTTGAGATCCACCGGAGAGCCAGATGTGTGGTTCAGATGACGCTGACCACCTGGGATGAGGCTTTGTGCAGAGTACTGGAACCAGGAGTGTGCAGTTCCCAGCGAAGAGTGGAGGTGCTGCGCATATTGCGGGATCATGGGATCCCAACAGTGGTATGGCTCACACCCATTCTTCCTTATATTAACGACACAGAAGAAAACCTGCTGTCTATCCTCTCCGCTTGTGCAGAAGCTGAAGTGCAGGGGATCATCTGTTTTGGTATGGGTGTCACCATGCGTGAGGGGAACCGGGAGTATTTCTACGAAGCGCTGGATCGTCATTTTCCAGGAATGAAAGACCGATACATTCGTTCCTTTGGACTCAATTACCAACTGATAAGTCCTAACCACCGGCCACTGATGAAACTCTTTCATGGCTTTTGCCGGAAACACGGGATCATTGACACACCGGAGGACTGCTTTCGTTTTCTTTCAGAATTTCAGGAAAAGGATGATCAGATCAGTTTTTTCGATATGTGA
- a CDS encoding alpha/beta fold hydrolase, translating into MRRRRIWIPAILLGILLLCLAAFFLYTGNYYHADPAADKALVSDSDVSVSRESYGWRFDGPSEDSALIFYPGGKVEASAYAPLLHRLAAGGMDAMLVEMPFRLAVFGTGKAENVIEAHDYRHWYIGGHSLGGVMAADYAADHEDAVEGVVLLASYPSKKLADPLTEISIYGSHDRVLNMTSMEKARGFASSDFREHVIRGGNHAQFGNYGTQRGDGTAKISADAQQQETVRLLLQDVGKTE; encoded by the coding sequence ATGCGAAGGCGACGGATATGGATCCCGGCCATCTTGCTTGGGATCTTGCTGCTATGCCTTGCCGCATTCTTCCTATATACAGGGAACTATTATCACGCAGATCCTGCTGCAGACAAGGCGCTGGTTTCGGACAGCGATGTGTCGGTTTCCAGGGAATCCTACGGCTGGCGGTTCGATGGACCCTCTGAGGACAGTGCATTGATCTTCTACCCGGGAGGCAAGGTGGAGGCCTCTGCCTACGCGCCGTTGCTGCACCGGCTGGCTGCCGGTGGAATGGACGCAATGCTGGTGGAGATGCCTTTTCGGCTTGCGGTTTTTGGGACAGGGAAGGCAGAGAATGTCATAGAAGCGCACGACTATCGCCATTGGTACATCGGCGGACACTCTCTGGGAGGTGTGATGGCAGCTGATTACGCCGCAGACCATGAGGATGCGGTGGAAGGGGTCGTGCTCCTTGCCTCCTATCCTTCGAAGAAGCTTGCGGATCCACTTACGGAAATCAGCATATATGGCTCTCATGACCGGGTGCTGAATATGACGAGCATGGAGAAAGCCAGGGGATTTGCTTCGTCCGACTTCCGGGAGCACGTGATCCGGGGAGGCAATCACGCTCAGTTTGGCAACTACGGCACGCAGAGAGGAGACGGAACGGCAAAGATCTCCGCGGATGCACAGCAGCAGGAGACCGTTCGTCTGCTTCTGCAGGATGTAGGTAAGACAGAATGA
- the sfsA gene encoding DNA/RNA nuclease SfsA, producing the protein MKYENIREAVFLRRLNRFVAEVEIDGRQERVHVKNTGRCRELLIPGSQIWLTKPGTPGRKTEYDLVAVRKDNGLLFNIDSQAPNKVVAEWLAEQNYEVVKPEFTYGDSRIDFYMEREDIRCLMEVKGCTLEIDGVGYFPDAPTERGVKHIRELIRAREEGYEAALAFVIQMDGITEVRPNVATHPAFGEAMEDARKAGVQILFLPCHVEPDELRIVGGEHALYQCQDHSE; encoded by the coding sequence ATGAAGTACGAGAATATCAGAGAAGCAGTGTTCCTGCGTCGGCTTAATCGCTTTGTGGCAGAGGTGGAGATCGATGGCAGACAGGAGCGGGTGCATGTTAAGAACACCGGGCGCTGCAGGGAGCTGCTGATCCCCGGCAGCCAGATCTGGCTCACAAAGCCCGGTACCCCGGGCCGCAAGACGGAATACGATCTGGTGGCGGTGCGGAAGGACAACGGACTGCTGTTTAACATCGACAGCCAGGCACCCAACAAGGTGGTCGCGGAATGGCTGGCTGAACAGAATTATGAGGTGGTGAAGCCTGAGTTTACCTACGGGGATTCCCGCATCGACTTCTATATGGAGCGGGAGGATATCCGCTGTCTGATGGAAGTGAAGGGCTGTACGCTGGAGATCGACGGTGTCGGGTACTTTCCAGATGCCCCAACGGAGAGGGGAGTCAAGCACATCCGGGAACTGATCCGCGCACGAGAAGAAGGCTATGAGGCGGCTCTGGCCTTCGTCATCCAGATGGACGGCATAACAGAGGTGCGCCCCAATGTGGCTACGCATCCTGCTTTCGGGGAGGCCATGGAGGATGCCCGGAAGGCGGGCGTGCAGATCTTGTTCCTTCCCTGCCATGTGGAGCCAGACGAACTGAGGATTGTAGGGGGTGAACATGCATTATATCAATGCCAGGACCATTCTGAATAA
- a CDS encoding LysR family transcriptional regulator: MRCEMIDQRLKTFVVLCRLMNYRRTAEALNMTQPAVTQHIQYLEKQYGCRLFLYDRRKLIMTPEGEVLLKYAENVLYQEKKLREQLAEQRGWDLSIGATKTIGEFVISEHVEAWLAVAGNRLSVEVDNTEHLLGKLSDGSLDFALIEGTFDRQMFASQLYREELFLGICGKEHPFAGQIVPLDSLWKEHLILREEGSGTRNILEQVLAEHNRSVKDFRMVTTISNFGLMMRLVRDTGGITFAYQAVLDQNDGLTAFAVKGWEILREFNYVFLDTPVSRQAVKLFEEVRPTAGPSVDTYHLR, from the coding sequence ATGAGGTGCGAGATGATCGACCAGAGGCTAAAGACATTTGTGGTATTGTGCAGGCTGATGAACTATCGGAGGACGGCGGAGGCGCTGAATATGACGCAGCCGGCGGTGACGCAGCACATCCAGTATCTGGAGAAGCAGTACGGGTGCAGACTGTTTCTGTATGACAGGCGGAAGCTGATCATGACCCCTGAAGGAGAGGTGCTTCTGAAATACGCTGAGAATGTTCTGTACCAGGAGAAGAAACTGCGGGAGCAACTGGCGGAGCAGAGAGGGTGGGATCTTTCTATCGGCGCGACCAAGACCATCGGGGAGTTCGTGATCTCGGAGCATGTGGAGGCATGGCTGGCGGTGGCGGGTAATCGTCTGTCCGTGGAAGTGGATAACACGGAGCATCTGCTGGGCAAACTCTCCGATGGTTCTCTTGATTTCGCGTTGATCGAGGGCACGTTTGACCGGCAGATGTTCGCCAGTCAGCTATATCGGGAGGAACTCTTTCTGGGGATCTGCGGCAAGGAGCACCCTTTTGCAGGGCAGATCGTGCCGTTGGACTCTCTTTGGAAAGAGCACCTGATCCTGCGAGAAGAGGGTTCCGGGACCAGAAACATTCTGGAGCAGGTGCTGGCAGAGCATAACCGAAGTGTAAAGGATTTTCGCATGGTCACCACCATCAGCAATTTCGGGCTGATGATGCGGCTCGTCCGGGATACAGGGGGGATCACCTTTGCATACCAGGCGGTGCTCGACCAGAATGATGGATTGACCGCCTTTGCGGTAAAGGGGTGGGAGATCCTGCGGGAGTTCAACTATGTATTCCTGGATACGCCTGTTTCCAGACAGGCTGTCAAGCTGTTCGAGGAGGTCCGCCCCACCGCCGGTCCTTCCGTTGACACCTATCACTTACGATAG